A part of Candidatus Eisenbacteria bacterium genomic DNA contains:
- a CDS encoding sigma 54-interacting transcriptional regulator — protein MDGLVPKDRSGIPNRSAGIPLPRPSDAGTYGEHKAQELGDLYYAADNYVVALEYYRRALDSESNGNGNGNGSKNAENLLRVGTQIVECLRHRGDLNEAVDALHDLHRRLRPHVTREQAGRLAASLALLLFERGSYRPAQRAASLAYRLLRDTTLNLDIGRTEMIFGVIALRTGDWNSAREYFESAIATYRRAGYDAGMASAYNSLGLLHKNHCRFKEAARFLEQALRIAERSGLFHDSATYVHNLGIVHEKMGEWDLAEDHYRRALQMNTEVGNAAGKARALFCMGALRRKRRDFATAENLLRQALAIAVERGFPRETILAREGLGDLYADRDLLNEARAEYETGILMADQVAPDSDLTVELVRRLGDVVLRLGEPELAQRHGERALLIARRLGDRIEEACSLRLLGLVAAESGELSTAQDRLGEASRILLAIGKRYELARLNLAAGLSWRKRARRGKSRGTLDESVSFLRRAVAAYESLNLPALAARALFELSRSELLRGLVDEAVLHLDHASSLLSPEEDPALSREIEEFRSEIEQGLIEGTSAQSNEFAAFEEIRSVLRGRDSEAAVQEVLAITSRRVSAARGCVAAPAAHGGIEVVATVGMSFRVAQDLLTELERRIGAARLASAPVVTSRAGADGRFRDLPGATHMGPRTSVAIMPLSLPSGLPGYLYLDRPEDGPLGAFKQREINLMAVLANHVAVSILELQRQRLARENTALRGRLLGSANDHGIVTRSPELLEILSLLERVGPSDATILIEGETGSGKGLLARAIHSSSARATKPLIQVNCAALPEQLLESELFGHVQGAFTGAAREKVGLFVEANGGTLFLDEIDKTTITIQGKLLHVLDNREVRPVGGNKSTKVDVRVLCATNVNLKARIARGEFLEDLYYRLNDICFRVPPLRERPEDVPMLIEHYARRFSAEMGKEIKGVEQDLVSCLAGLKWRGNVRELEKVVKRMVVMANDGDTLSLGLLPRELLKADEENGSDAPSTLRAEVAKVERRLIAQALERHNWNKLQAAKELSLSYPTLLQKIKLFRLDRRTAVRQKP, from the coding sequence ATGGACGGGCTTGTCCCGAAAGATCGATCGGGCATTCCGAACCGGAGCGCTGGGATCCCTCTCCCGCGGCCGTCCGACGCGGGCACGTATGGGGAGCACAAGGCCCAGGAGCTCGGTGACCTCTACTACGCCGCCGACAACTACGTCGTCGCGCTCGAGTACTATCGCCGCGCGCTCGACTCGGAGTCGAACGGCAATGGGAACGGGAACGGCTCGAAGAATGCGGAGAACCTCCTCCGCGTAGGCACCCAGATCGTCGAGTGCCTCCGGCACCGGGGCGATCTGAACGAGGCCGTGGACGCGCTCCACGACCTGCACCGGCGGCTCCGGCCCCACGTCACGCGCGAGCAGGCCGGGAGATTGGCGGCGAGCCTCGCCTTGCTCCTCTTCGAGCGGGGCAGCTACCGTCCCGCGCAGCGCGCCGCCTCGCTCGCCTACCGTCTCCTCCGCGACACCACCCTCAATCTCGACATCGGACGAACCGAGATGATCTTCGGGGTGATCGCGCTCCGGACCGGGGACTGGAACTCGGCGCGGGAGTACTTCGAGAGCGCCATCGCGACGTATCGCCGCGCGGGCTACGACGCGGGCATGGCGTCCGCGTACAACAGCCTCGGGCTCCTCCACAAGAATCACTGCCGCTTCAAGGAAGCCGCTCGGTTCCTCGAGCAGGCGCTCCGCATCGCCGAGCGCTCCGGCCTCTTCCACGACTCGGCCACCTACGTGCACAACCTCGGGATCGTCCACGAGAAGATGGGCGAGTGGGATCTCGCCGAGGACCATTACCGGCGCGCCCTGCAGATGAACACCGAGGTGGGGAACGCGGCGGGGAAGGCGCGCGCGCTCTTCTGCATGGGCGCCCTGCGCCGCAAGCGCCGCGACTTCGCGACGGCCGAGAACCTGCTCCGGCAGGCGCTGGCGATCGCGGTGGAGCGCGGATTCCCGCGCGAGACGATCCTCGCGCGCGAGGGGCTGGGCGATCTCTATGCCGATCGCGATCTCCTGAACGAGGCTCGCGCGGAGTACGAGACCGGAATCCTCATGGCGGATCAGGTCGCGCCCGATTCCGATCTCACGGTGGAGCTGGTGCGCCGGCTCGGCGACGTGGTGCTGCGCCTGGGCGAGCCCGAGCTGGCGCAGCGGCACGGCGAGCGCGCGCTCCTGATCGCCCGCCGGCTCGGCGACCGGATCGAGGAGGCGTGCTCGCTTCGCCTCCTCGGTCTCGTCGCCGCGGAGTCGGGCGAGCTCTCGACCGCGCAGGACCGCCTCGGCGAGGCGAGCCGCATCCTCCTCGCGATCGGGAAGCGGTACGAGCTGGCGCGGCTCAACCTGGCCGCGGGGCTCTCGTGGAGGAAGCGCGCGCGTCGGGGCAAGTCGCGCGGGACCCTCGACGAATCGGTGTCGTTCCTGCGCCGTGCCGTGGCCGCGTACGAGAGCTTGAACCTGCCGGCGCTCGCGGCTCGCGCGCTCTTCGAGCTGAGCCGTAGCGAGCTCCTGCGCGGCCTCGTCGACGAGGCGGTGCTCCATCTCGATCACGCCTCGTCGCTCCTCTCGCCCGAGGAGGATCCCGCGCTCTCCCGCGAGATCGAGGAGTTCCGGAGCGAGATCGAGCAAGGGCTGATCGAAGGAACCTCGGCTCAAAGCAACGAGTTCGCCGCGTTCGAGGAGATCCGCAGCGTCCTCCGCGGACGCGATTCCGAGGCCGCCGTCCAGGAGGTCCTCGCGATCACGTCGCGCCGCGTCTCCGCGGCGCGCGGCTGCGTGGCCGCTCCGGCCGCGCACGGCGGGATCGAGGTCGTGGCGACCGTCGGCATGTCCTTCCGCGTGGCGCAAGACCTCCTCACGGAGCTCGAGCGCCGGATCGGCGCCGCCCGGCTCGCCTCCGCCCCCGTCGTCACGAGCCGCGCCGGCGCGGACGGGCGCTTCCGTGACCTGCCGGGCGCGACCCACATGGGACCGCGCACGAGCGTCGCGATCATGCCGCTCTCGCTTCCGTCGGGGCTACCCGGCTATCTCTACCTCGATCGTCCCGAGGACGGTCCGCTCGGCGCGTTCAAGCAGCGCGAGATCAACCTCATGGCCGTGCTCGCGAACCATGTCGCGGTTTCGATCCTCGAGCTCCAGCGGCAGCGGCTCGCGCGCGAGAACACGGCGCTCCGGGGACGGCTCCTCGGCTCCGCGAACGACCACGGCATCGTGACGCGCAGCCCCGAGCTCCTCGAGATCCTCTCGCTCCTCGAGCGCGTGGGCCCGAGCGACGCGACGATCCTGATCGAGGGCGAGACCGGGAGCGGGAAGGGACTCCTCGCCCGCGCCATTCATTCGTCCAGCGCCCGCGCGACGAAGCCCCTGATCCAGGTCAACTGCGCCGCGCTGCCCGAGCAGCTCCTCGAGAGCGAGCTCTTCGGGCACGTGCAGGGCGCCTTCACCGGAGCCGCGCGCGAGAAGGTCGGACTCTTCGTCGAGGCGAACGGCGGGACGCTCTTCCTGGACGAGATCGACAAGACCACGATCACCATCCAGGGGAAGCTCCTCCACGTGCTCGACAACCGCGAGGTCCGCCCGGTGGGCGGGAACAAATCGACCAAGGTGGACGTGCGCGTCCTCTGCGCGACGAACGTGAATCTCAAGGCCCGGATCGCGCGAGGGGAGTTCCTCGAGGATCTCTACTACCGGCTGAACGACATCTGCTTCCGGGTTCCGCCGCTCCGCGAGCGCCCGGAGGACGTCCCGATGCTGATCGAGCACTACGCCCGCCGCTTCTCCGCCGAGATGGGGAAGGAGATCAAGGGCGTCGAGCAGGACCTCGTCTCCTGCCTGGCCGGGCTCAAGTGGCGCGGCAACGTGCGCGAGCTGGAGAAGGTCGTGAAGCGGATGGTGGTCATGGCGAACGATGGCGACACGCTGTCGCTCGGGCTCCTGCCGCGGGAGCTTCTCAAGGCGGACGAGGAGAACGGGAGCGACGCCCCGTCCACCCTCAGGGCCGAGGTCGCCAAGGTCGAGCGCCGGCTGATCGCCCAGGCGCTCGAACGCCACAACTGGAACAAGCTCCAGGCCGCGAAGGAGCTCTCGCTCTCGTATCCGACCCTGCTTCAGAAGATCAAGCTCTTCCGCCTCGATCGCCGCACCGCCGTCCGGCAAAAGCCTTAA